Proteins encoded by one window of Flagellimonas lutaonensis:
- a CDS encoding restriction endonuclease subunit S: protein MSEWKEVISGEVLDLISGYAFKSKDFKEVPDEDDLPVIKIKNVANGDVNFEGVVYHQVSEKLEKYTLEKGDILIAMTGNHPHAMTQVVGDVSRYKLAEKALLNQRVGKLVTKDDNCLDFFYYYFKDEDNRNYLANQSSGSANQANISKGDILGIPMTIPEPEEQRAIASVLSSLDDKIDLLHRQNQTLEQMAETLFRQWFLPAGRHGVEEADEGWEEKSLSEYFHLLGGFAFKSKDYIDVGKYKVITIKGVQDGYLDSNSAARLDTLPEKIKPYQILTIGDILMSLTGNVGRVCLVDEENCLLNQRVAKIEPINKEWKPFAYFYFRQREMIERLTYLSKGSAQLNLSPVETLAQTERFPDDMLINNYCEVVNPILFKIMKNKTQIRTLTALRDTLLPKLMSGEVRVDIDNGETQDFASPQDMPSPQDIKTTHG, encoded by the coding sequence ATGAGTGAGTGGAAGGAAGTTATATCAGGTGAAGTTTTGGACTTGATAAGTGGATATGCTTTTAAGTCTAAGGACTTCAAGGAAGTTCCAGATGAGGATGATTTGCCTGTTATTAAAATCAAGAATGTAGCAAATGGTGACGTCAACTTTGAAGGTGTCGTTTATCATCAAGTTTCTGAAAAGCTAGAAAAATACACTTTAGAAAAGGGAGATATTCTTATTGCAATGACTGGAAATCATCCACATGCAATGACACAAGTGGTAGGTGATGTTTCTCGCTATAAATTGGCAGAAAAGGCTTTACTAAATCAACGTGTAGGAAAGTTAGTAACTAAAGATGATAATTGCCTTGATTTTTTCTACTACTACTTTAAAGATGAGGATAATCGAAACTATTTAGCCAATCAATCTTCAGGAAGTGCTAATCAAGCCAATATATCAAAGGGAGATATTCTAGGAATACCAATGACTATTCCAGAACCTGAAGAACAACGCGCCATCGCCTCCGTCCTTTCCAGCTTAGACGACAAAATAGACCTCCTCCACCGCCAAAACCAAACCCTGGAGCAAATGGCGGAGACACTCTTTCGGCAGTGGTTCCTGCCTGCCGGCAGGCACGGTGTGGAGGAGGCCGATGAGGGGTGGGAGGAAAAATCGCTGTCTGAATATTTTCACTTACTAGGAGGATTTGCATTTAAGTCAAAGGATTACATAGATGTAGGTAAATACAAGGTCATTACGATTAAAGGAGTGCAGGATGGTTACTTAGATTCTAATTCTGCAGCTCGCTTAGACACCCTGCCCGAAAAGATTAAACCTTACCAAATTTTGACAATAGGTGATATTCTAATGTCACTTACTGGTAATGTTGGCAGAGTTTGTCTTGTAGATGAAGAAAATTGCTTACTAAACCAAAGAGTTGCGAAAATTGAACCCATTAATAAGGAGTGGAAGCCATTTGCCTACTTCTACTTCAGGCAAAGAGAAATGATTGAACGATTGACATACTTATCCAAGGGAAGTGCTCAACTTAACCTTAGCCCTGTAGAGACTCTTGCTCAGACTGAGCGATTTCCAGATGACATGTTAATCAATAACTATTGTGAAGTAGTAAATCCTATTCTGTTTAAAATAATGAAGAACAAAACCCAAATCCGTACCCTCACCGCCCTGCGGGACACGCTGCTACCGAAGTTGATGAGCGGGGAGGTGCGGGTGGATATCGATAATGGAGAGACGCAAGATTTTGCGTCTCCACAGGACATGCCGTCTCCACAGGATATTAAAACAACCCATGGATAA
- a CDS encoding GxxExxY protein: protein MGELKYKDITEKIIGAAFDVHSFLGNGFQEVIYQRALAWEMQQRNLEFAREIEQEIYYKDLPEPIGTRRADFVVESKVLVELKAIIQLEDVHLAQVLNYLKAYKLEVGLLINFGSKSLTFKRLVL, encoded by the coding sequence ATGGGTGAATTAAAATACAAAGACATAACGGAAAAAATTATTGGGGCGGCTTTTGATGTGCACTCATTTTTGGGGAATGGTTTTCAGGAAGTGATTTATCAGCGGGCATTGGCTTGGGAAATGCAGCAACGGAATTTGGAATTTGCCCGAGAAATAGAACAAGAGATTTACTACAAAGACTTACCTGAACCTATTGGGACTCGCAGAGCCGATTTTGTGGTAGAAAGCAAGGTTTTAGTCGAGCTAAAAGCGATTATCCAGCTAGAAGATGTCCACCTCGCTCAGGTATTGAATTATTTGAAAGCGTACAAATTAGAAGTTGGACTTCTTATCAACTTTGGGAGCAAGTCATTAACTTTTAAAAGATTGGTACTATGA
- a CDS encoding type I restriction-modification system subunit M, which produces MAKNKTITEEPLEKQLWKAADKLRKNIDAAEYKHVVLGLIFLKYISDAFEELYEKLQAGEGEYAGADPEDKDEYKAENVFFVPEKARWSYLLSQAKQPTIGKSVDEAMDFIEKENVSLKGVLPKVYARQNLDPTSLGELIDLISNIALGDAKARSADILGHVFEYFLGEFSLAEGKKGGQFYTPRSVVELLVEMLEPYKGRVFDPCCGSGGMFVQSEKFVLEHRGKINDISIYGQESNQTTWRLAKMNLAIRGIDSSQVKWNNEGSFLNDAHPDLKADYIIANPPFNVSDWSGELLRNDGRWKYGTPPAGNANYAWIQHFLYHLAPSGQAGFVLAKGALTSKSGGEGEIRKALVEADLIDCIVNLPAKLFLNTQIPASLWFMSRNRSNGKFRNRTGEILFIDARNLGHLINRRTRELSKEDIKTISDTYHNWRNTDSNYEDVKGFYASVPKERVAELDYVLTPGRYVGLPEEEDDFDFAERFTKLKTEFEAQLKEEAELNERIKENLQKVRITD; this is translated from the coding sequence ATGGCGAAGAACAAAACAATCACCGAAGAACCATTGGAAAAACAACTTTGGAAAGCAGCCGATAAGCTGAGAAAAAACATTGATGCTGCTGAGTACAAGCATGTAGTACTCGGGCTCATCTTCCTAAAGTACATCTCCGATGCGTTTGAGGAGCTCTACGAAAAACTACAAGCCGGTGAAGGCGAGTATGCAGGGGCAGATCCAGAGGACAAAGACGAATACAAAGCCGAGAATGTGTTCTTCGTGCCCGAAAAAGCCCGTTGGTCCTACCTGCTCTCGCAAGCCAAACAACCTACCATCGGTAAATCGGTAGATGAAGCCATGGACTTCATTGAAAAGGAAAACGTTTCGCTGAAAGGTGTTTTGCCCAAAGTGTATGCCCGGCAAAACCTTGACCCGACCAGCTTAGGCGAATTGATTGACCTCATCAGCAACATTGCCCTGGGGGATGCCAAAGCCCGAAGTGCGGATATTCTCGGTCATGTGTTTGAATATTTCCTGGGTGAATTTTCTCTGGCAGAAGGCAAAAAAGGCGGACAATTCTACACGCCCCGCAGCGTAGTTGAACTCTTGGTTGAAATGCTCGAACCCTACAAAGGCCGAGTATTTGACCCGTGCTGTGGTTCTGGTGGAATGTTCGTACAGTCTGAAAAGTTTGTACTGGAACACCGGGGAAAGATCAACGACATCTCCATTTACGGACAGGAGAGCAACCAGACCACCTGGCGACTGGCAAAAATGAACCTGGCCATTAGAGGCATTGACAGCTCACAGGTGAAATGGAACAACGAAGGCTCGTTTTTGAATGATGCCCACCCCGACCTCAAAGCCGATTACATCATTGCCAACCCTCCCTTCAATGTGAGCGACTGGAGCGGTGAACTGCTTCGAAACGATGGCCGATGGAAATACGGCACACCACCTGCAGGAAATGCCAACTACGCTTGGATACAACACTTCCTCTACCACCTGGCCCCCAGCGGACAAGCAGGTTTTGTGCTGGCCAAAGGAGCTTTGACTTCCAAAAGTGGCGGTGAAGGCGAAATCCGAAAAGCACTGGTAGAAGCCGATTTGATTGACTGCATTGTAAACCTGCCTGCCAAGTTGTTTCTGAATACCCAAATTCCAGCTTCGTTGTGGTTTATGAGCCGTAACCGAAGCAATGGAAAGTTCCGAAACCGCACAGGTGAAATTCTTTTTATTGATGCCCGCAACTTGGGGCATTTGATTAATCGCAGAACCCGAGAGCTTTCAAAGGAAGACATTAAGACCATTTCAGACACTTACCACAACTGGCGAAACACCGATAGCAACTATGAAGATGTAAAAGGCTTCTACGCCTCCGTGCCCAAAGAACGAGTAGCCGAATTGGACTATGTACTCACCCCCGGCCGCTATGTGGGCTTGCCCGAAGAAGAAGATGACTTTGACTTTGCCGAACGCTTTACCAAACTGAAAACCGAGTTTGAAGCACAACTCAAGGAAGAAGCAGAGTTGAATGAGCGGATAAAGGAAAACCTGCAAAAAGTCAGAATCACGGATTAG
- a CDS encoding VPS10 domain-containing protein — MRTLLSKAGLLLLALTFFTVTSEAQRRKKTSQTSSAIPQELYSSLEYRLVGPFRGGRSAAVTGVPGEPNLFYFGATGGGVWKTTDGGRTWANISDGYFGGSIGAVEVAKSDPNVIYVGGGEKTVRGNVSSGYGIWKTVDAGKTWQSAGLEKSRHVPRLRVHPTDYNTVYAAVMGNIYKPTKERGVYKTTDGGQTWEQILFVNDMAGAVDLTFDPNNPRILYASTWRVQRTPYSLSSGGEGSALWKSTDSGETWTEISKNEGFPEGTLGIIGVTVSPVNSDRVWAIVEHKEKGGLYRSEDGGKKWTQVNDERKLRQRAWYYTRVYADTEDEDIVYVLNVRYHKSTDGGKTFNTFNAPHGDHHDLWIAPENSQRMIIGDDGGAQVSYDGGTTWSTYYNQPTAQFYRVTTDNAFPYRIYAAQQDNSTVRIKHRSDGATIDEDDWEPTAGGESAHIAIDPTNNDIVYGGSYGGFLTRVNHDRNTVRGINVWPDNPMGYGAEGMKYRFQWNFPIIFSKHDPKKLYTFSNHVHLSTNEGQSWELLSGDLTRNDPDKLVSSGGPITQDNTGVEYYCTIFAANESPLKEGLLWVGSDDGLIHVTKDGGQTWENVTPTGMPEWMMINSIEPSAFDEGTCYVAGTRYKLGDFAPYLYKTTDYGQTWAKITNGIEDEHFTRVLREDPKRKGLLYAGTETGMYISFDDGRNWEKFQLNLPIVPITDLAVKDNNLVVATQGRSLWIIDDLTVLHQLETSDRGAKAKLFAPKDSYRTKGRALKEPSKTAGQNHPNGVITHFYLKDFDKEKDSVALTYFNMKGDTLATYSTYSKDKDKKLKVVKGGNTHVWDTRGKGAERLKGMILWWANLNGAKAVPGEYQVSLNVNGESQTERFKILPDPRAEATVADMQKQYDFITSINETVDKAHQSIKKIRKINEKLDAFVKQYKDHDKTKELVEKAKKMKEDFGEIEKALYQTKNRSNQDPLNFPIRLTNKLAHLNSLVGLDDFPPTDQDVAVKNELTNKINAELATFEKLVDDEMKAFNNEFNALGLSYLSVED; from the coding sequence ATGAGAACACTGCTTTCCAAAGCCGGGCTGTTGCTGCTCGCCTTGACTTTTTTTACGGTTACTTCAGAAGCGCAACGACGCAAAAAAACAAGCCAGACATCGTCTGCCATTCCACAAGAACTGTACTCGAGCCTTGAGTACCGGTTGGTCGGGCCCTTTCGGGGTGGCCGTTCAGCGGCCGTTACGGGGGTGCCGGGCGAGCCCAATCTCTTCTATTTTGGGGCCACGGGCGGTGGCGTATGGAAGACCACTGATGGCGGCCGTACCTGGGCCAATATCTCCGATGGATATTTTGGTGGCAGTATCGGAGCCGTTGAGGTGGCCAAAAGCGACCCCAATGTCATCTATGTGGGCGGGGGCGAAAAGACCGTTCGTGGCAACGTGTCCAGCGGGTACGGCATTTGGAAGACCGTCGATGCAGGCAAGACCTGGCAATCTGCCGGACTTGAAAAGAGCCGCCATGTACCGCGCCTACGCGTGCACCCCACCGATTACAACACGGTCTATGCAGCCGTGATGGGCAACATCTACAAACCCACTAAAGAGCGGGGCGTCTACAAGACCACCGATGGGGGCCAAACATGGGAGCAAATTCTCTTTGTGAACGATATGGCAGGGGCGGTCGACCTGACCTTTGACCCGAACAATCCCCGTATTCTCTATGCAAGTACTTGGAGGGTGCAGCGAACGCCCTACAGCCTCAGCAGTGGGGGCGAGGGTTCGGCCCTTTGGAAAAGCACCGATAGTGGCGAAACATGGACGGAAATATCCAAAAACGAGGGTTTCCCTGAAGGTACCCTTGGCATTATCGGAGTGACTGTATCGCCGGTGAATTCCGACCGCGTGTGGGCCATTGTTGAACATAAGGAAAAAGGCGGACTCTACCGCTCAGAGGATGGCGGCAAAAAATGGACACAGGTCAACGATGAGCGCAAATTACGGCAACGGGCCTGGTACTACACCCGTGTCTATGCCGATACGGAAGATGAGGATATCGTGTACGTGCTCAACGTGCGCTACCACAAAAGTACCGATGGGGGCAAGACCTTCAATACCTTCAATGCGCCCCATGGCGACCACCACGATTTGTGGATTGCCCCTGAGAACAGCCAACGCATGATCATTGGCGACGATGGCGGGGCACAGGTAAGCTATGATGGGGGCACCACCTGGAGCACCTACTACAACCAACCCACGGCACAGTTTTATCGGGTGACCACCGATAATGCCTTTCCATACCGTATCTATGCAGCACAACAAGATAATTCCACTGTGCGGATCAAGCACCGTAGCGATGGGGCCACCATCGATGAAGACGATTGGGAGCCCACCGCCGGGGGCGAGAGCGCCCATATTGCCATTGATCCGACCAACAATGATATTGTCTATGGTGGCAGCTATGGGGGCTTTTTGACCCGGGTGAACCACGACCGCAATACGGTTCGAGGTATCAATGTCTGGCCCGACAATCCTATGGGGTACGGGGCCGAAGGTATGAAATACCGCTTTCAGTGGAACTTCCCCATTATTTTTAGCAAGCACGACCCCAAAAAGCTCTACACCTTTAGCAACCATGTGCACCTTAGCACCAACGAGGGGCAGAGTTGGGAATTACTGAGTGGCGACCTGACCCGCAACGATCCCGATAAACTGGTCAGCAGTGGCGGTCCTATTACCCAAGACAACACGGGTGTGGAATACTACTGCACCATTTTTGCGGCCAACGAGAGTCCGTTGAAAGAGGGCCTGCTTTGGGTAGGCAGTGACGATGGGCTGATCCATGTCACCAAAGACGGCGGCCAGACCTGGGAAAATGTTACCCCCACCGGAATGCCCGAGTGGATGATGATCAACAGCATTGAACCCTCGGCCTTTGACGAGGGTACCTGCTACGTGGCGGGCACCCGCTACAAACTGGGCGATTTTGCACCCTATCTCTATAAAACCACCGACTACGGCCAAACATGGGCAAAGATCACCAACGGCATCGAAGACGAGCATTTTACAAGGGTATTGCGTGAGGACCCCAAACGCAAGGGATTGCTCTATGCAGGTACCGAAACGGGCATGTACATCTCTTTTGATGATGGAAGAAACTGGGAAAAGTTTCAACTGAACCTGCCCATCGTTCCCATTACCGATTTGGCGGTGAAAGACAATAATCTGGTAGTGGCCACCCAAGGGCGTAGCCTTTGGATCATTGACGACCTGACCGTGTTGCACCAATTGGAGACCTCCGACAGGGGTGCCAAGGCAAAGCTTTTTGCCCCTAAAGATTCGTACCGTACCAAGGGGAGGGCCTTGAAAGAACCCTCGAAAACCGCAGGGCAGAATCATCCGAACGGGGTCATCACCCATTTCTACCTAAAGGATTTTGATAAGGAAAAAGATAGTGTGGCGCTAACCTATTTCAATATGAAGGGTGATACCTTGGCCACTTACAGCACCTATTCAAAGGACAAAGACAAAAAACTGAAGGTAGTAAAAGGTGGCAACACCCATGTATGGGATACACGTGGCAAGGGGGCCGAACGCTTGAAGGGCATGATTCTCTGGTGGGCCAATTTGAACGGGGCCAAGGCCGTACCCGGTGAGTACCAGGTATCGTTGAACGTGAACGGTGAATCACAAACGGAACGCTTCAAGATTCTGCCCGATCCACGGGCCGAGGCAACAGTCGCCGATATGCAGAAGCAGTACGACTTTATCACCAGCATCAACGAAACGGTCGATAAGGCGCACCAGAGCATCAAAAAAATCAGAAAGATCAACGAGAAGCTCGATGCCTTTGTGAAACAGTACAAAGATCATGACAAGACGAAAGAATTGGTAGAAAAGGCCAAAAAAATGAAGGAAGATTTTGGTGAAATCGAGAAGGCATTGTACCAGACCAAGAACCGCAGTAACCAAGATCCCTTGAATTTTCCGATCCGGTTGACCAACAAGTTGGCACATTTGAACAGCTTGGTCGGGCTGGATGATTTTCCGCCCACCGATCAAGATGTGGCAGTCAAGAACGAACTCACCAACAAGATCAACGCAGAACTGGCAACGTTTGAAAAGTTGGTCGATGATGAGATGAAAGCTTTTAACAATGAGTTCAATGCATTGGGATTGAGTTATTTGTCGGTTGAAGATTAA
- a CDS encoding CopD family protein — protein MYPYIKALHLIFVVTWFAGLFYIPRLFIYHIEASEKPSPEREILTKQLKLMTKRLWYIITWPSAVLCTLFALWLLHLMPQWLQQPWMQVKLVFVVLLFVYHFKCHQMFKQLQRDEVKYTSHFMRVWNELATLVLFAVTFLVILKNAFNWIYGVMGIVALGIFLMLGIRLYKRIRDKNPNA, from the coding sequence ATGTACCCTTATATAAAAGCCCTGCACCTGATTTTCGTGGTCACATGGTTTGCAGGGCTTTTCTATATTCCGAGGTTGTTCATCTACCATATCGAGGCCAGTGAAAAACCTTCCCCCGAAAGGGAAATCCTCACGAAACAACTGAAGCTGATGACCAAACGGCTGTGGTACATCATCACTTGGCCATCGGCGGTGCTCTGTACCCTTTTCGCGCTTTGGCTTTTGCACTTGATGCCCCAATGGCTCCAGCAGCCTTGGATGCAGGTAAAACTGGTATTTGTGGTGCTGCTGTTTGTATACCATTTTAAATGCCACCAAATGTTCAAGCAATTACAGCGAGATGAGGTAAAATATACGTCACATTTCATGCGTGTTTGGAACGAGTTGGCCACCTTGGTGCTCTTCGCCGTAACTTTTTTGGTCATCCTCAAAAATGCCTTCAACTGGATCTATGGTGTGATGGGAATAGTGGCGCTCGGCATTTTTTTGATGTTGGGCATACGGTTGTACAAGCGCATCCGAGATAAAAATCCGAACGCTTGA
- a CDS encoding sensor histidine kinase translates to MILLVVIASVLIAGVTIYQYREQSKDYHQNRLERKEEQILQSINYVLKETTYPVTTENLGHIFRTEIFKIADVQNVNFNIYDLEGNLIKSSKRTFELDSISNCLDAEVLNNLRDSPDKRYVEEKSTAGDNYQASYTYIHDLKFKPIGIMNLPYFEDNSFNNMELREFLMRLGGVYVLMLVAAILLAFFITTYITRPLKTISDKLMQTDLTKRNEKILIEDPSVEISTLIRSYNEMIDELEKSAAKLARSEREQAWREMAKQVAHEIKNPLTPMRLSVQSFERKFDPKDPNAEAKVKEFAKTLVQQIDTMSNIASAFSNFADMPAQQKETLNVIEVVKLALDIFNEPYIHFIADEEEIVAKLDRTQLIRVVTNLVKNAIQAVPEVENPRILVSVASEGDKVKISIADNGVGISDEFKDKVFEPKFTTKSSGMGLGLGMVRNIVENYGGSIEFTSQFGKGTVFTVKFPKEV, encoded by the coding sequence ATGATCTTATTGGTGGTGATCGCATCTGTATTGATAGCCGGGGTAACGATCTACCAGTACCGCGAACAGTCAAAAGACTACCACCAAAACCGTTTAGAGCGCAAGGAAGAACAAATTTTACAGAGCATCAACTACGTGTTGAAAGAGACCACCTATCCGGTGACCACCGAAAATCTTGGCCATATCTTCAGAACCGAGATATTCAAGATAGCCGATGTGCAGAACGTAAACTTCAACATCTATGACCTTGAGGGCAACCTGATCAAAAGCTCTAAACGGACCTTTGAGCTTGACTCCATCTCCAATTGCTTGGATGCCGAGGTGTTGAACAACCTGCGCGATAGCCCCGATAAGCGTTATGTGGAAGAAAAATCGACGGCTGGCGACAATTACCAGGCCTCGTACACCTACATACACGACCTTAAGTTCAAGCCCATAGGCATTATGAACCTGCCCTATTTTGAGGACAACTCGTTCAACAACATGGAGCTCCGCGAGTTTTTGATGCGCTTGGGCGGCGTATATGTGCTGATGTTGGTGGCGGCCATTCTACTGGCCTTTTTCATAACTACTTATATAACCCGCCCCCTGAAGACGATATCGGATAAATTGATGCAGACCGATTTGACCAAGCGCAATGAAAAGATATTGATCGAAGACCCCAGTGTGGAAATCTCGACCCTGATCCGTTCGTACAATGAAATGATCGATGAGCTTGAAAAAAGTGCCGCGAAGTTGGCCCGAAGCGAGCGTGAACAGGCATGGCGCGAGATGGCCAAGCAGGTGGCGCATGAAATCAAGAATCCGTTGACCCCCATGCGGTTGAGCGTACAGAGTTTTGAACGAAAATTCGACCCCAAAGACCCCAATGCGGAGGCCAAGGTGAAAGAATTTGCCAAAACCTTGGTGCAGCAGATCGATACCATGAGCAATATAGCCTCGGCCTTCTCAAACTTTGCCGATATGCCCGCCCAACAGAAAGAAACGCTGAACGTTATTGAGGTGGTCAAATTGGCATTGGATATTTTTAACGAACCCTACATCCATTTCATTGCCGATGAAGAAGAAATCGTGGCCAAACTGGATCGAACACAGCTGATTCGTGTGGTCACCAATTTGGTAAAGAATGCGATCCAGGCAGTGCCCGAGGTTGAAAACCCCAGAATTTTGGTGTCTGTGGCCTCTGAGGGCGATAAGGTCAAGATTTCGATTGCCGACAATGGGGTGGGCATTTCAGACGAGTTCAAAGACAAGGTGTTCGAGCCCAAGTTCACCACCAAGTCGAGCGGTATGGGCTTGGGCCTCGGTATGGTAAGGAACATTGTCGAGAACTATGGGGGCAGTATTGAATTTACCTCTCAGTTCGGTAAGGGTACGGTCTTCACGGTCAAGTTCCCCAAAGAGGTGTAA
- a CDS encoding enoyl-CoA hydratase/isomerase family protein: protein MDFQNIYIEEEGSVAVITIDRPKKLNALNKQTIKELHTAFKELDKDQDIRAIIVTGSGEKAFVAGADIAEFASFSVKEGRQLAAKGQELLFDFVENLTTPVIAAVNGFALGGGLELAMACHFRVASFNAKMGLPEVSLGLIPGYGGTQRLPQLVGRGRAMEMIMTATMISADKALEFGLVNYVVPLEELLPLCRKLADKITNNSPSAIKQAIKAVNAGYSYDTDGYDKEIRAFGECFGTDDFKEGTTAFLEKRKAQFKGS from the coding sequence ATGGACTTCCAAAACATCTACATTGAAGAAGAAGGTTCTGTGGCGGTGATCACCATAGATCGGCCCAAAAAGCTCAACGCGTTGAACAAACAGACGATCAAAGAACTGCATACGGCCTTTAAAGAACTGGATAAAGACCAAGATATTCGTGCCATCATCGTTACCGGAAGCGGTGAAAAAGCTTTTGTGGCCGGGGCCGATATTGCCGAGTTTGCTTCTTTTTCGGTGAAAGAGGGCCGACAACTGGCCGCAAAGGGACAAGAATTGTTGTTCGATTTTGTTGAAAACCTTACGACCCCGGTGATAGCGGCGGTAAATGGTTTTGCCCTTGGGGGCGGACTCGAACTTGCCATGGCCTGTCACTTTAGGGTGGCCAGCTTCAACGCCAAGATGGGCCTGCCCGAGGTGTCACTGGGGCTGATTCCCGGGTATGGGGGGACACAGCGCCTACCTCAATTGGTAGGGCGGGGGCGCGCCATGGAAATGATCATGACCGCCACCATGATCTCGGCAGACAAGGCACTTGAATTTGGGTTGGTCAATTATGTGGTGCCGTTGGAAGAATTGTTGCCTCTTTGTCGAAAATTGGCAGATAAGATCACAAACAACTCTCCGTCGGCCATAAAACAGGCAATAAAAGCGGTAAATGCGGGTTATAGCTATGATACCGATGGTTATGATAAAGAGATAAGGGCTTTCGGTGAATGCTTCGGAACCGATGATTTCAAAGAGGGCACCACGGCCTTTCTTGAGAAGCGAAAAGCCCAGTTCAAAGGTTCGTGA
- a CDS encoding META domain-containing protein gives MKKALKNLFACAIVVCANVSCSDSENDAETNPVSGSWRVEEVKISDGTLTQRAPNDEDIIITFEEGGAFTGSTSANTFGGRYEIEGTTLTMTEFTTTEVADTPFAGVFFDAISEAIVPNTTYAQFGFSFESQDLILIFGNSGEIVLEKQ, from the coding sequence ATGAAAAAAGCACTTAAAAACCTATTTGCCTGTGCCATTGTGGTTTGCGCAAACGTTTCATGTAGTGATTCAGAAAATGATGCCGAAACCAACCCTGTATCGGGATCCTGGCGTGTGGAAGAGGTAAAGATCTCTGACGGGACACTTACCCAAAGGGCGCCCAATGATGAGGATATCATCATTACTTTTGAAGAAGGCGGTGCCTTTACCGGAAGCACATCTGCCAACACATTCGGAGGGCGGTATGAAATCGAGGGCACCACGCTTACCATGACCGAGTTCACCACTACCGAGGTAGCCGACACACCTTTTGCAGGTGTGTTCTTTGATGCGATTTCTGAGGCCATTGTACCCAATACCACCTATGCCCAATTTGGCTTCAGTTTTGAAAGCCAAGACTTGATTTTGATTTTTGGCAACTCGGGTGAAATAGTTTTGGAAAAACAATAA
- a CDS encoding PA0069 family radical SAM protein: protein MKSKKVVKGRGAQQNVPNRFLQHVYEMREDFLEFCRIEGEVADNNKTQYTPIFPKTIVNKVTSPDVGMMYSMNPYQGCEHGCIYCYARNAHEYWGYSAGLDFERKILVKKTAPELLEKLLKKKSWKAATIVMSGNTDCYQSAEKKFGITRKCLEVFLKYRHPVGIITKNALVLRDLDILKQLNEHCLVGVNVSITSLSEETRRLLEPRTTTIKKRLETVRILSENGIPVNAMLAPMIPGINSHEMLELAKTVSEHGARSFAFTVVRLNGAIGQIFTDWIRKAMPDRAEKVLHLIQDCHGGSINDSRFGIRSKGEGKVAEQIHEMARLAKQRYFQDKIFPKLRTDLHEQYKSRQMKLF from the coding sequence TTGAAATCTAAGAAGGTTGTCAAGGGCAGGGGGGCACAGCAAAACGTGCCCAATCGTTTCTTACAGCATGTGTACGAGATGCGTGAAGATTTTCTCGAATTCTGCCGTATTGAAGGGGAAGTGGCCGACAACAACAAAACGCAGTACACTCCCATCTTTCCGAAGACCATTGTCAACAAAGTAACGAGCCCAGACGTGGGCATGATGTACAGCATGAACCCCTATCAGGGCTGCGAACATGGCTGCATCTACTGCTATGCCCGCAATGCGCACGAATATTGGGGGTACAGCGCCGGACTCGATTTTGAACGAAAGATTTTGGTCAAGAAAACGGCCCCCGAACTGCTAGAAAAGCTTCTCAAAAAGAAAAGTTGGAAAGCGGCCACCATTGTCATGTCGGGCAATACCGATTGCTACCAATCTGCTGAAAAGAAATTTGGGATAACCCGAAAATGTCTGGAGGTTTTTTTGAAATATCGGCATCCGGTGGGCATTATCACCAAAAACGCCCTTGTTTTGCGCGACCTCGATATTCTCAAGCAACTCAATGAACATTGCTTGGTAGGGGTCAATGTCTCCATTACCTCCCTTTCAGAAGAAACACGAAGATTGTTGGAACCACGAACCACCACCATCAAAAAACGGTTGGAGACCGTTCGCATACTTTCAGAAAACGGTATCCCCGTAAATGCGATGTTGGCCCCTATGATTCCGGGAATCAACAGCCATGAGATGTTGGAATTGGCCAAAACGGTATCGGAGCACGGGGCACGTTCGTTCGCTTTTACGGTGGTTCGATTGAACGGGGCCATTGGACAAATTTTTACAGACTGGATCAGAAAGGCGATGCCCGATCGTGCCGAAAAGGTATTGCACCTGATCCAAGATTGCCATGGCGGCAGCATCAACGATAGCCGCTTCGGCATACGCAGCAAAGGTGAGGGAAAGGTGGCCGAACAGATCCATGAAATGGCACGATTGGCCAAACAAAGGTATTTTCAAGACAAAATATTTCCGAAGTTGCGCACCGATCTGCACGAGCAGTACAAATCAAGGCAGATGAAGTTGTTTTAA